A DNA window from Helianthus annuus cultivar XRQ/B chromosome 15, HanXRQr2.0-SUNRISE, whole genome shotgun sequence contains the following coding sequences:
- the LOC110911073 gene encoding E3 ubiquitin-protein ligase KEG encodes MVFKGYWRKPVHWILSSRSGLAETELEKLSKLAIPYFSRVGLTPLYLNSSNTFMSSLRRVEDQRLVDPVILDVQLCELLARASSKNDGNSFRSLLEAQNADGQTALHLACRRGSAELLEAILSYPEVNVDVLDKDGDPPLVFALAAGSPECVRALLSRYANVRSRLRDGFGPSVAHVCAYHGHPNCMRELLLAGADPNTIDDEGESVLHRAVTKKYTECALVILEHGGCKSMGILNSKNLTPLHLCVTTWNVAIVKRWIEVASSEEISETIDVPSRIFWILSCGKSASVEWYGPSNICASVIRDHTSSGFK; translated from the exons ATGGTTTTCAAAGGGTACTGGAGGAAGCCGGTTCACTGGATTCTTTCATCCCGCTCTGGTCTTGCAGAGACTGAGTTGGAG AAATTATCCAAGCTTGCAATTCCATACTTTTCTCGAGTTGGTCTCACGCCACTTTATCTCAATTCCTCGAACACCTTCATGAGTTCTTTAAGAAGAGTAGAAGACCAGAGATTGGTTGACCCTGTGATCCTTGATGTTCAGTTATG TGAGCTGTTAGCAAGGGCCTCATCAAAAAACGATGGCAACTCATTTCGTTCTCTGCTTGAAGCACAAAATGCTGATGGTCAAACTGCTCTTCATCTGGCATGCAGGCGGGGCAGTGCTGAACTTCTTGAGGCTATTTTGAGTTATCCAGAGGTCAACGTTGATGTTCTTGATAAAGATGGGGACCCGCCACTTGTCTTCGCGCTTGCAGCTGGATCCCCAGAGTGCGTTCGGGCCCTTCTTAGTAGATATGCTAATGTCAGATCTAGGCTGAGGGACGGGTTTGGCCCGTCTGTTGCTCATGTCTGTGCATATCATGGCCACCCCAATTGCATGCGC GAATTGCTATTGGCTGGTGCCGATCCAAACACAATTGATGATGAAGGTGAATCTGTACTGCATAGAGCCGTGACAAAAAAGTATACAGAATGTGCTCTTGTTATATTAGAACATGGGGGCTGTAAATCTATGGGTATCTTAAACTCGAAGAATCTAAC GCCTCTACACTTATGTGTCACAACATGGAATGTAGCCATTGTGAAAAGATGGATTGAAGTTGCATCTTCTGAAGAAATTTCTGAAACGATAGATGTACCTTCTAGAATCTTCTGGATTCTCTCGTGTGGCAAGTCTGCCAGCGTGGAGTGGTATGGTCCCTCTAACATATGTGCATCTGTGATTCGGGATCATACCTCTTCAGGGTTCAAGTGA
- the LOC110911075 gene encoding probable alpha-mannosidase At5g13980: protein MWTMGADFKYQYAESWFQNMDKFILYVNKDGRVNAFYSTPSIYTDAKHVEPDSWPLKEDDYFPYASDIDAYWTAYFTSRAGLKGYVRMLSGYYLAARQLEVMTGRNKTGPTIDYLGDALGIAQHHDAISGTSQQHVTNDYAKWLSIG from the exons ATGTGGACGATGGGGGCCGACTTCAAATATCAGTATGCAGAGTCATGGTTTCAGAATATGGACAAGTTTATTCTTTACGTCAATAAA GATGGCCGGGTCAATGCTTTCTATTCAACGCCATCTATATACACTGATGCTAAACATGTTGAGCCTGACTCATGGCCTCTCAAAGAAGACGACTATTTTCC ATATGCAAGCGATATAGATGCCTACTGGACTGCATACTTTACTAGCAGGGCAGGTCTAAAGGGCTATGTCAGAATGTTGAGTGGCTATTATCTG GCAGCAAGACAATTGGAAGTAATGACGGGAAGGAATAAAACGGGGCCGACTATAGACTATTTGGGTGATGCTTTGGGGATTGCTCAGCATCACGATGCTATTAGTGGTACTTCTCAACAACATGTGACTAATGATTATGCAAAATGGCTCTCAATAGGTTAA